The genome window caCCGTCTGTTTTTTTGTCAGGCAACCCATCACGAAAGAGACTTTCAGACAGTATCGGGTCCTGGGCAAAGGTGGTTTTGGAGAGGTGAGTGACACTTGACCAAAGTTCTACTCGCACTTCACTGAATTCCAGAAATTGGACTTTAATATGTaggaaaataagacaaaaatataGTTTTACTCCAATgctgctaatgaaaaaaaattggaatcaaAACAAGAAGGCTTTTAAAAAGACAGGTTGGTCTCCAGGATACCCAAAAGTTTCATTTTCAGCACatgatgtggattttttttccccggaaATCATCTTACTTCCTCCTGTGAGCCACTTTCAATGCTGTATTTTTATTGGTCGCTTGTCACAGTCAATGAGTCTTAACTACCCTTTTCCATTGAGTCCTAAAGACTTCATCGATTtccactatgcagaggcaaaccgttaccaaaaaaaagtaattttaatgtacaattacaataATGTAAGAATTTACCCACTTCAAATATTCtggagattggattggattggataactttattcatcccgtattcgggaaatttcattgtgacagtagcaaaagggtgattagacagaacaacaaagcaaaagcacaaagtacaaagcaaatcaaagtaaataggatcattaagaatcaccaaatcaaatcattaagaaagaaacgcagcaaaaacacaaaacgagcactATGAGATTGAGATTTCACAAGTGTGTCAACCAACACCTGTGTCCACACCGTAAAATGAGTAATGACACATTTTCTTTCTCCAAAGTGATGTGAATAATCCGTGATTCACTTTCCTTCATCTCAGGTTTGCGCCTGTCAGGTTCGAGCCACGGGAAAAATGTACGCCTGTAAGAAACTGGAGAAAAAGAGGATCAAGAAGAGGAAAGGAGAGTCAATGGCGCTcaatgaaaagcagattttggagAAAGTTAACAGTCGATTTGTTGTGAGTAAacgttaaaaaacaaacatttgctgCCAGTTTAACCAATTTGACACAATGCGTTTCACGGGTGTGTAGGTGAGTTTGGCGTACGCGTACGAGACCAAAGACGCTCTCTGCCTGGTGCTGACCATCATGAATGGCGGAGACCTGAAATTTCACATCTACAATATGGGCACGCCAGGCTTTGACAAAGACAGGGTCCAGTTTTATGCTGCTCAGATCTGTTGCGGTCTCAAACACCTCCACAGGGAATCCATTGTCTACAGGTACCACTCATACAACCAGTCCCTATAAGGTTCCAGTTGAAGCTATCGTCACgcaaagtcatctgggataggatCCGGCACCCCGCCACCCTGACCGGGATTATCCAATGATGAGAATGTTAACTTGTGATCATAACCGTGACCCATTTGTTTCAGCAAAACATTCATTTGGGGTTgggtgtgttttatttttttgcagagatTTGAAACCAGAAAACATCCTACTTGATGACAACGGTgagtttacacacacacacacacacacgcacacacacacacacacacacacacacacacacacacacacacacgatgcCAAACTGCTGACTTCAAGATATGAAATGAATATGAAAATACATGGATGATTGTCTTTTGTAttcgattagattagataactttatccatccagtattcgggaaatttcattgtcacagtagcaagagggtgagaatacagacacaggaaaacacattttagacataaataaataggtaataaataagttaataaataaataaaaaatatataaataaatgtcagcaacacgcttatttattaattaatttatatatttattaacttattttttaccaatttatttatgtctaaaatgtctttcaaatggcaattttatatatatatatatataattgccatttgaaagacattttagacataaataaattggtaaaaaatatgttaatcaTTTATTAGTTATCATATACATCATATAATATCTTACATACAATACATATTGTATTTGCTAACTAATTAGCACAAAAGCTATGACATAGGACCCAGGGACTTTCATCCGGAGGGCcagtatgtcttccaactaggctgccaaaattaattgattaatacattgacagctttttcaatcgtgctgatcgatagatcatttttggaaattcaaatttgtacaaatcgtctgcaattattgatttaaaatgagcaaatacatctataatcttcatttggatttgatcctaaaacagaaagtcggcactcatgatttactttcccgggccgcacaaaatgatgcggcgggccagatttggcccctgggccgccactttgacacctgtgactaaGGTGATTGTGTTTTGTGTTGTATTTTCAAAAGTAAGACATTGGTTGCTAATTCTTGCATTCTTCTTGCATGGCAGGACACATCCGCATTTCCGACCTGGGCCTCGCCATTAAAGTGCCTGACGGGGAGTTGATCAGAGGAAGGGTGGGCACGGTGGGCTACATGGGTAAGCGGCCATCCCGTCCACACGTGCCAGTCGGTTCGCCGACCGCCATTTTGGTTTGTGCTCAGCTCCGGAAGTGATCAACAACGAAAAGTACGGCATGAGCCCCGATTGGTGGGGGTTAGGCTGCCTGGTCTACGAGATGACCGCCGGGCGATCGCCTTTTCGGGCCCGCAAGGAGCGGGTCAAGCGGGAGGAGGTGGAGAGGAGGGTGCAAGAAGAACGGGAGGAGTACAACGACAAGTTTACGGAGGACACCGAGGAAATCTGCCGAAGGGTGAGGTGGTCGCGGAGGGgcttgagagagagagagagatgatccaggtcaagggtgtcagactcgggttggttcgcgggccgctttgacgtcaacttgatttcatgtgggcctaaccattttagatataatatttagattttttttttaataaattgattaaaagccctgaatattccgttttttatagatctaaaacaatgtttatttgagctttttaatgtattttttattttacaaaatgatttttgaactaaaaacacagaaaaaattgattgacaaattacaattattgattaaatataatatttagattttttttataaatggattaaaagaactggattaaaagccctgaatattctgtttttagagatctaaaacaatgattatttgagcttttcaaatatatttttagattttacaaaatcgagaaaaaatgattaaaaaattacaatgattgatttaaaagggggaaatcaggaaatttaaaatacatctatactcttcattttaatttgatcctaaaacagaaagtcggcactcatgattgactttcccgggccacacaaaatgatgcggcgggccagattcggcccccgggccgccactttgacacatgtgatccaGTTGGTGATTCATCTCTTCTCCAAACTCATGTAGCTGCTCACCAAAGACCCAAAGCAGAGGCTGGGATGTCAGGCGGACAGAACGGCCGGCGTCAAAGCTCACTCCTTCTTCAAGAACATCAACTTCAAGAGGCTGGAAGCCGGAATCGTGGAGCCTCCTTTCGTGCCCGACGTGAGTTGTCCCATCGTTGTTggtaaccaaaaaaaatgaaggttttCAAGTCAAAGGAAAGCCTTAGCGAGCAGCCATGACAGGTCGTTTACGTTAGCCTGCTGATGAGTTCATACTTGAAAATGTCAAcgattgcatttaaaaaaccTGAATCAGATCTAGGACATCCctaatacagtaatccttcgagtatcgcgaattcactactttgcaatttttccgctattattatttttttaatatccaaaaaaattgaaaagccacgctgaaactcgtaagcagaagacactacttgctactaggactcagggctgaagaaataaataaatacaagctatcataggggtgaccctattatttttcaatgtctggtctacattaaccgcaacattcgagggattactgtataaaccCACTGTTgtggcttttgaaaaaaaacatgaaagaatTGGCATTTTGCTCTCCTGATTTTCACTGTGGTTGTCCTCTCGCAGCCTCGGGCGGTTTACTGCAAAGACGTGTTGGACATCGAGCAGTTCTCCACCGTCAAGGGAGTCAATTTGGACCAAACTGACAATGACTTCTACTCCAAATTTTCCACAGGCAGCGTTTCCATCCCGTGGCAGAATGAGGTAAGCGTGTGTACCTTGAcgaaaaaaagaggaatatttaggtcttttgatccagttcttttaatctggcggggggtgctggagcctatcctagctgactttgggccagaggcaggcgggggacactcggAATTGGtggcccagccaatcgcagggcacaaggagacatacaaccaatcactcgtagctaggggcgatttagagtgtccaatcagcctaccatgcatgtcttaatgtgcgaggaaactggagtacccggagaaaacccacgcaggcccggggagaacacgcaaactccacacaggtggaccgacatggatttgaacccagttctccaactgtgaggccgacacgctaaacactcatccgccctactttcaatccaattttttttttttaaatatatctaaatatgatatctaaaatgatgATCTCCGTTGATCTCCGATGGAGGACCCACAAAAGTCTTTCTCTCTTCTCCAGATGATAGAAACGGAGTGTTTCCGAGATCTGAACGTGTTTGGCCCCCAAGGGATGAGACCCCCCGACCTGGACTGGAGTCAACCTCCGGAACCCCCCCGACGCAGCCTGCTGGACAGGATCTTCAGGAGGCACGTACGTAGGAACAATCACTCCCGCGTTCCGCCACGCCCACCGCCAAGCTAACGTCAatcttccacttttttttttagcatccgGAGGTGTCTATTTCCCACAGCCGCGTGCAGTCTTCCAGCGTAAACTCTGTGGACTCCATGTCCAATTCTGCCCCCTAGCGGCGTGTGGACGTCATGAGAGACAAAAGGAATAAACTCTGAGGagtttccttttcctttttttttttaacccgctGCTAATTTCTCCACAGCCGGGTCCTGAGATTGTCCCAAGTCCCGCGGGTTCGAACCCCATAGGTGAGGTCGACCTGGGccaggtttttggggggggggatgggGGCGGGACCGTCATAGACACTTTGGACACGCCCTCTTTCCCTCAGGATCGTTGGACTACAGAACAGAGCCACTT of Stigmatopora argus isolate UIUO_Sarg chromosome 5, RoL_Sarg_1.0, whole genome shotgun sequence contains these proteins:
- the grk5l gene encoding G protein-coupled receptor kinase 5 isoform X1, with the protein product MELENIVANTVLLKAREGGGGKRKGRSKKWKEILRFPHISQCTELGNSIEKDYVSICEKQPIGKQLFRLYCETRPKLQRCIQLLDAMEDYEVTPDEKRKSRGDQIIKTFLSKQSPQRVDIAEVFADQCRENLQLSPCKEIFSNCRKAVHDYLSGAPFADFENSMYFDRFLQWKMLERQPITKETFRQYRVLGKGGFGEVCACQVRATGKMYACKKLEKKRIKKRKGESMALNEKQILEKVNSRFVVSLAYAYETKDALCLVLTIMNGGDLKFHIYNMGTPGFDKDRVQFYAAQICCGLKHLHRESIVYRDLKPENILLDDNGHIRISDLGLAIKVPDGELIRGRVGTVGYMAPEVINNEKYGMSPDWWGLGCLVYEMTAGRSPFRARKERVKREEVERRVQEEREEYNDKFTEDTEEICRRLLTKDPKQRLGCQADRTAGVKAHSFFKNINFKRLEAGIVEPPFVPDPRAVYCKDVLDIEQFSTVKGVNLDQTDNDFYSKFSTGSVSIPWQNEMIETECFRDLNVFGPQGMRPPDLDWSQPPEPPRRSLLDRIFRRHHPEVSISHSRVQSSSVNSVDSMSNSAP
- the grk5l gene encoding G protein-coupled receptor kinase 5 isoform X2 — translated: MELENIVANTVLLKAREGGGGKRKGRSKKWKEILRFPHISQCTELGNSIEKDYVSICEKQPIGKQLFRLYCETRPKLQRCIQLLDAMEDYEVTPDEKRKSRGDQIIKTFLSKQSPQRVDIAEVFADQCRENLQLSPCKEIFSNCRKAVHDYLSGAPFADFENSMYFDRFLQWKMLERQPITKETFRQYRVLGKGGFGEVCACQVRATGKMYACKKLEKKRIKKRKGESMALNEKQILEKVNSRFVVSLAYAYETKDALCLVLTIMNGGDLKFHIYNMGTPGFDKDRVQFYAAQICCGLKHLHRESIVYRDLKPENILLDDNGHIRISDLGLAIKVPDGELIRGRVGTVGYMAPEVINNEKYGMSPDWWGLGCLVYEMTAGRSPFRARKERVKREEVERRVQEEREEYNDKFTEDTEEICRRLLTKDPKQRLGCQADRTAGVKAHSFFKNINFKRLEAGIVEPPFVPDPRAVYCKDVLDIEQFSTVKGVNLDQTDNDFYSKFSTGSVSIPWQNEMIETECFRDLNVFGPQGMRPPDLDWSQPPEPPRRSLLDRIFRSIRRCLFPTAACSLPA